DNA from Sulfitobacter albidus:
TTCACGTGCATCTGGCCGCGACGGTGGAGTTCATCCACACCGCGACGCTGCTGCACGATGATGTGGTGGACGAAAGCGAACAGCGCCGTGGGCGGCCCACGGCGAACCTGCTGTGGGACAATCAATCGTCGGTGCTGGTGGGGGATTATCTGTTTGCCCGGGCGTTCCAGCTGATGACCGAACCCGGATCTATGCCGGTGATGCGGATCCTGTCGAATGCCGCCGCCACGATTGCGGAGGGCGAAGTGCTGCAACTGACCGCCGCGCGCAATCTGGCGACGGATGAAGCCGTGTATCTACAGGTGGTGCGCGGCAAGACGGCGGCGCTGTTTTCTGCGGCGACCGAAGTGGGCGGCGTGATCGCCGATGCGCCCGAGACGCATGTGCGCGCGCTGTTCGACTACGGTGATGCGTTGGGGATTGCGTTTCAGATCGTGGATGATCTGCTGGACTATCGCGGCGACACCAGTGCGACCGGCAAGAACATCGGCGACGATTTCCGCGAGCGCAAGCTGACGCTGCCGGTGATCAAGGCGGTAGCACAGGCCGACGCCGAAGAGCGCGCGTTCTGGGTGCGCACGATTGAAAAGGGTCGCCAAGAGGACGGTGATCTGGCGCATGCGCTGGCGCTGATGGCGAAATACGGCACGCTGGAGGCGACCGAACGGGACGCGCGCGGGCATGCGGCGCGCGCAGTGGCAGCCCTTGCCCCCTGCCCGATCATCCGATCAA
Protein-coding regions in this window:
- a CDS encoding polyprenyl synthetase family protein codes for the protein MSLETIQKPHDRLAEALAEDMAAVNALIRERMASEHAPRIPQVTAHLVEAGGKRLRPMLTLAAARMCGYAGPFHVHLAATVEFIHTATLLHDDVVDESEQRRGRPTANLLWDNQSSVLVGDYLFARAFQLMTEPGSMPVMRILSNAAATIAEGEVLQLTAARNLATDEAVYLQVVRGKTAALFSAATEVGGVIADAPETHVRALFDYGDALGIAFQIVDDLLDYRGDTSATGKNIGDDFRERKLTLPVIKAVAQADAEERAFWVRTIEKGRQEDGDLAHALALMAKYGTLEATERDARGHAARAVAALAPCPIIRSRTCCAIWQTTSSAASPERYCRLTRTV